One Ricinus communis isolate WT05 ecotype wild-type chromosome 7, ASM1957865v1, whole genome shotgun sequence genomic region harbors:
- the LOC8288326 gene encoding heavy metal-associated isoprenylated plant protein 47, which produces MKQKVVIRVSMNGQKSRSKALKIAVSVSGVESASLGGQDKSQIEVVGDGVDAVELATMLRKNVGHAELVSVSAVGEKKEEKKEEKKDDPKVQHMVWPYYGGGVPSYGYEVKGCNQYPDPYTCSIM; this is translated from the exons ATGAAG CAAAAAGTGGTGATCAGGGTTTCCATGAATGGCCAAAAGTCCCGCTCAAAAGCTCTAAAGATTGCAGTAAGCGTTTCAG GTGTAGAATCAGCAAGCTTAGGAGGGCAAGACAAGAGCCAAATAGAGGTAGTAGGAGATGGAGTTGATGCAGTAGAACTTGCAACAATGCTAAGGAAGAACGTAGGGCATGCAGAGCTTGTAAGCGTAAGCGCAGTAggagagaagaaagaagagaagaaagaagagaaaaaagatgaCCCAAAAGTTCAACACATGGTTTGGCCTTACTATGGAGGTGGTGTGCCAAGCTACGGTTACGAAGTTAAGGGTTGCAACCAGTACCCTGATCCTTACACCTGCTCCATCATGTGA
- the LOC8288327 gene encoding probable glycosyltransferase At5g03795: MRPPIKPISSTSSKPSLRPPSFFVLIVIVPLILISVVVLTLIPEGSSWSSLPSPDTWRVGFFSSHPSLSASYTTVNSSYAGSSIVKERSPLGREQETSNVKESDEGVINATVKVVKRYSRLEKLEASLARVRSSIREAAQVRNLSSVHDDPDYVPQGPVYRNANAFHRSYLEMEKQFKIYVYEEGGPPMYHDGPCKSIYSSEGRFIHELEKGKLYRTLDPDEALVYFLPFSVVMMVEYLYVPDSHETNAIGRAIVDYIHVISNKHPFWNRSLGADHFMLSCHDWGPRASSYVPHLFNSSIRVLCNANTSEGFNPSKDASFPEIHLKTGEISGLLGGVSPSRRSILAFFAGRLHGHIRQILLEQWKNKDEDVQVYDQMPNGVSYESMLKTSRFCLCPSGYEVASPRIVEAIYTECVPVLISDNYVPPFSDVLNWKAFSVQIQVRDIPKIKEILMGISQRQYLRMQRRLKQVQRHFVVNGPPKRFDMFHMTIHSIWLRRLNIHIQDLSN; the protein is encoded by the exons ATGAGGCCTCCTATCAAGCCAATCTCCTCAACCTCATCAAAACCATCCCTTAGGCCACCTTCATTTTTTGTTCTGATAGTTATTGTACCTTTGATTCTAATATCAGTAGTTGTATTAACCCTAATTCCTGAAGGCTCTTCTTGGTCTTCTTTGCCTTCTCCAGATACATGGAGGGTTGGGTTCTTTAGTTCCCATCCTTCACTTTCTGCAAGTTACACTACCGTCAACAGCTCCTATGCCGGTAGTTCGATTGTGAAAGAAAGGAGTCCATTA GGACGGGAGCAAGAAACGTCGAATGTTAAAGAATCTGATGAAGGTGTTATTAATGCCACAGTGAAAGTTGTCAAGAGATACAGTAGGTTAGAGAAATTGGAAGCAAGTTTGGCTAGAGTCAGGTCTTCAATAAGAGAAGCTGCTCAGGTCCGGAACCTATCATCTGTCCACGACGATCCAGACTATGTGCCTCAAGGTCCTGTCTATAGAAATGCCAATGCCTTCCATAG GAGTTATTTGGAAATGGAGAAGCAATTCAAGATATATGTATATGAAGAAGGGGGACCTCCAATGTATCATGATGGTCCATGCAAGAGCATATATTCTTCAGAGGGTAGATTCATCCATGAGTTGGAAAAGGGCAAATTATACAGGACTCTAGACCCAGATGAGGCTCTGGTTTATTTCCTGCCATTTAGTGTAGTGATGATGGTTGAGTACCTATACGTGCCTGACTCCCATGAAACTAATGCCATTGGACGTGCTATTGTGGACTACATCCATGTCATTTCTAATAAACATCCATTTTGGAATCGAAGCCTTGGTGCTGACCATTTCATGCTCTCTTGCCATGACTGG GGGCCACGTGCATCTTCTTATGTTCCTCATTTGTTCAACAGTTCTATAAGAGTTCTATGCAATGCAAATACTTCTGAAGGATTCAACCCTTCAAAAGATGCCTCATTTCCAGAAATACATCTTAAAACAGGGGAAATTTCAGGACTTCTAGGCGGTGTCTCTCCTTCTCGGAGATCAATCCTGGCCTTTTTCGCCGGCCGACTGCACGGCCACATCAGGCAAATATTATTAGAACAATGGAAGAACAAAGACGAAGATGTCCAAGTATATGACCAAATGCCTAATGGCGTGTCGTATGAATCAATGTTAAAAACGAGCAGGTTTTGCTTATGCCCTAGTGGATACGAAGTGGCAAGCCCAAGAATAGTGGAAGCAATCTATACAGAATGTGTCCCTGTCTTGATTTCGGACAATTACGTTCCACCCTTTAGTGATGTCTTAAATTGGAAGGCATTTTCAGTGCAAATACAAGTGAGAGATATACCCAAAATTAAGGAAATACTAATGGGTATTTCTCAAAGGCAGTACTTGAGAATGCAAAGAAGACTGAAGCAAGTGCAAAGGCATTTTGTGGTGAATGGACCTCCTAAGAGATTTGATATGTTCCATATGACCATTCACTCAATTTGGCTTAGGAGATTGAACATTCACATTCAGGATCTTTCCAATTAA
- the LOC8288328 gene encoding probable glycosyltransferase At3g07620, which translates to MPLSLICMIRNEIKMKQTHSTFYAYILLTAFASFVVLFLIKDSYYGLSWFYLPSSRWIWPSSSQSPLDQVNRKSFIMNLKKGFKDTSKKDADMEKLERLEAGLAMARALIKEASSLDQNYTSLHKDIDYVPHGDIYRNSCAFHRSYLLMEKLFKIFVYEEGEPPLLHYGPCKNIYSMEGLFLSLMETDTKFRTLNPDEAQVFFLPFSVVMIIEHLFHPIIRDKAVLERTVVDYVRIISHKYTYWNRSLGADHFMLSCHDWGPRATWYERQLYFNSIRVLCNANTSEYFNPKKDASFPEINLITGEIADLTGGLPPSNRTILAFFSGKMHGKLRPLLFQHWKEKDKDVLVYETFPEGLSYQEMMKKSRYCICPSGHEVASPRIVEAIYAECVPVLISQNYVFPFSDVLNWESFSIQVSVSDISNLKNILLGIPEDQYLRMRERVKQVQQHFLINNPPKRYDVFHMIIHSIWLRRLNVKLIS; encoded by the exons ATGCCATTATCTCTCATTTGCATGATcagaaatgaaattaaaatgaaacaaacCCACTCCACATTTTATGCATATATTCTTCTTACTGCTTTTGCTTCCTTTGTTGTGTTGTTCCTGATAAAGGATTCTTACTATGGCCTCTCTTGGTTTTACCTCCCTTCTTCTCGATGGATATGGCCTTCTTCTTCTCAATCCCCCTTA GATCAAGTGAATCGGAAGTCATTTATAATGAATCTGAAAAAGGGTTTTAAAGATACGAGCAAAAAGGACGCAGATATGGAAAAACTGGAGAGGCTTGAAGCAGGCCTTGCCATGGCTAGAGCTTTGATAAAAGAAGCTTCTTCATTAGACCAAAACTACACGTCACTTCATAaagatatagattatgttccTCATGGAGACATTTACAGGAATTCATGCGCCTTCCACAG GAGTTACCTGTTAATGGAGAAGCTGTTCAAAATCTTTGTCTACGAAGAAGGAGAGCCTCCTTTACTTCACTATGGTCCTTGCAAGAACATATACTCAATGGAAGGATTGTTTCTTAGCTTAATGGAAACTGATACAAAGTTCAGGACCTTGAATCCTGATGAAGCTCAGGtttttttccttccttttagTGTTGTCATGATAATTGAACACCTCTTCCATCCAATCATTCGTGACAAAGCTGTTCTAGAACGTACTGTCGTTGATTATGTTCGTATCATTTCTCACAAATACACTTACTGGAATAGAAGCCTTGGAGCTGATCATTTCATGCTTTCCTGCCATGATTGG GGGCCACGAGCAACCTGGTATGAGCGTCAGTTATACTTCAATTCCATCAGGGTCTTGTGCAATGCGAATACTTCCGAGTATTTTAATCCGAAGAAAGATGCATCTTTTCCTGAAATCAATCTAATTACAGGGGAAATTGCAGATCTTACTGGAGGTCTGCCTCCATCTAATCGAACAATTCTAGCATTCTTCTCGGGTAAAATGCATGGGAAACTAAGACCTCTACTTTTCCAACATTGGAAGGAAAAGGATAAAGATGTACTAGTTTATGAAACATTTCCTGAAGGACTTTCATATCAAGAAATGATGAAGAAGAGCAGATACTGTATTTGCCCAAGTGGACATGAAGTTGCTAGTCCAAGAATTGTTGAGGCTATTTATGCTGAATGTGTTCCAGTTTTAATATCACAGAACTATGTATTTCCCTTCAGTGATGTTCTTAATTGGGAGTCGTTCTCGATTCAGGTTTCAGTAAGTGATATATCAAACCTGAAGAACATTTTATTGGGAATTCCTGAAGATCAATATTTAAGAATGCGGGAGCGAGTAAAGCAGGTGCAACAACATTTTCTGATAAATAATCCTCCTAAGAGATATGATGTGTTCCATATGATAATTCATTCAATCTGGCTTCGGAGGTTGAATGTGAAACTTATTAGTTGA